In Candidatus Contubernalis alkalaceticus, the following proteins share a genomic window:
- a CDS encoding carbon starvation CstA family protein has protein sequence MAALVFVVVAVILYILSYRFYAKFLSEKIWMLDPKRKTPAFKYEDGFEFVPTRTDVVAGHHFTSIAGAAPIVGPVVAAIWGWLPGLLWIIIGTIFFGAVHDLGALATSLRHEGRGIADFLQDLLGKRAMQLMYILIFFLLILVSAVFVHITAVMAQAFPAAVYSIWVEIPLAIIIGLMIRYKVKFNIYFASIISVAIMYGVIALGLSYPLQLSYYTWVVILLVYMFISARLPVWLLVQPRDFINGLQLIIALVVTTAGVIILAASGGGQLAAPAIRLAPEGAPPIWPFIMVTIACGAISGWHSIVGSGTTPKQLRRETDAKVVGYGSMLAEGYLAVIALLTAVVGLGVAGYSEVYSAWEQASWPAVWAEGGSTFVAALGIPTAAAAAFMAVVAKSFAMTTLDSSMRFTRIAFAESVITFGLPKALANKTFSILPGWVAIVILAFSGYGMRLWPLFGASNQILASLALLAAAVFLLSMGRSTVYYIVPFVVMIVTSMLSMAYSILFDFIPNGDWLLVFIGAVVFICGTGVVIIALQTWSAKKEQAVKVKDA, from the coding sequence TTGGCTGCTTTGGTGTTTGTAGTAGTTGCTGTTATCCTTTATATACTGTCCTACCGTTTTTATGCCAAATTCTTATCGGAAAAAATCTGGATGTTAGATCCTAAGCGTAAAACACCTGCCTTTAAGTACGAAGATGGTTTTGAGTTTGTGCCTACCCGAACCGATGTAGTTGCCGGCCATCATTTTACTTCTATTGCCGGAGCTGCTCCTATAGTTGGACCTGTTGTTGCGGCTATCTGGGGCTGGCTGCCCGGCCTGTTATGGATTATTATTGGAACCATTTTTTTTGGCGCGGTACATGACCTGGGGGCTCTGGCCACATCCTTAAGGCATGAAGGTAGAGGTATTGCAGACTTTTTACAGGATTTATTGGGGAAAAGGGCAATGCAGCTGATGTATATTCTCATATTCTTTTTGTTAATCCTGGTTAGTGCTGTTTTTGTTCATATAACAGCTGTTATGGCTCAGGCTTTCCCGGCAGCCGTATATTCCATTTGGGTGGAGATACCCCTGGCAATTATTATCGGCCTCATGATTCGCTACAAAGTTAAATTCAATATATATTTTGCATCCATAATTTCCGTTGCCATCATGTATGGGGTAATAGCTCTTGGCCTTTCCTACCCCTTACAGTTAAGTTACTATACCTGGGTTGTTATCCTGCTGGTTTATATGTTTATATCTGCTCGACTTCCCGTCTGGCTCCTGGTTCAGCCCCGGGACTTTATAAACGGTCTACAACTAATTATTGCCCTTGTCGTAACCACGGCTGGCGTTATTATTTTAGCTGCCAGCGGAGGTGGACAATTAGCTGCTCCTGCGATTAGATTAGCACCGGAGGGAGCGCCTCCTATCTGGCCTTTTATAATGGTTACCATAGCCTGTGGTGCTATCTCCGGCTGGCATTCCATAGTAGGAAGTGGAACTACTCCCAAGCAGTTAAGAAGGGAAACAGATGCGAAGGTAGTAGGTTATGGTTCTATGCTGGCGGAAGGTTACCTGGCTGTAATCGCACTATTAACAGCTGTAGTAGGTTTAGGCGTTGCCGGTTATTCGGAAGTTTATTCTGCATGGGAGCAGGCCTCCTGGCCGGCAGTTTGGGCTGAAGGAGGTTCAACTTTTGTGGCGGCTCTAGGGATTCCAACAGCAGCGGCAGCAGCTTTTATGGCTGTAGTTGCAAAAAGTTTTGCCATGACTACTCTGGACTCCTCCATGCGGTTTACTCGTATTGCATTTGCTGAAAGTGTAATTACCTTTGGCCTGCCTAAAGCTCTGGCCAATAAAACCTTTTCTATTTTACCAGGCTGGGTGGCAATAGTTATCTTAGCTTTTTCCGGTTATGGTATGAGATTGTGGCCCCTCTTTGGTGCAAGTAATCAAATTCTAGCGTCACTGGCTCTCCTGGCTGCAGCAGTATTCCTCTTAAGTATGGGGAGGTCTACAGTATACTATATCGTACCTTTTGTGGTCATGATTGTTACCTCAATGCTGTCCATGGCTTACAGTATCTTGTTTGACTTTATTCCTAATGGAGATTGGCTCCTGGTTTTTATCGGTGCCGTTGTTTTTATCTGCGGCACAGGGGTTGTAATTATAGCCCTGCAAACCTGGTCAGCCAAAAAAGAGCAGGCCGTTAAGGTAAAAGATGCCTGA
- a CDS encoding 2Fe-2S iron-sulfur cluster-binding protein, whose protein sequence is MINLTINGKQYTAPKGQNLLQAALDNGIEIPHLCYHENLSSYGGCRLCLVEVTKGGKVELTTSCTYPADQGIQVETNTPKVRKARRLMMELILPMALNSPKIQALARELGAECLPSPSSKKADGCIKCGLCVRACEELVGANSITFSSKGSERKIVPPFEEESEKCIGCGTCVHVCPTGCITMEDLGRKRKLKRWNRVLNMKTCTKCSNAYIPTAQVDFYLNRTGDAALEDWFKVCPDCR, encoded by the coding sequence ATGATCAATTTAACCATTAACGGAAAGCAGTATACAGCCCCAAAAGGCCAAAACCTGCTGCAGGCGGCCCTGGACAACGGGATCGAAATCCCCCACCTCTGCTACCACGAAAACCTTTCCTCCTATGGAGGCTGCCGCCTCTGCCTGGTGGAGGTGACCAAGGGAGGAAAAGTTGAGCTGACCACCTCCTGCACCTATCCTGCAGACCAGGGAATTCAGGTAGAGACGAACACACCAAAGGTCAGAAAAGCCCGCCGTCTCATGATGGAGCTGATTTTGCCCATGGCTTTAAACTCCCCGAAAATTCAGGCCCTGGCCAGGGAACTGGGAGCAGAATGCCTCCCCTCCCCCAGCAGTAAAAAAGCAGACGGCTGCATCAAATGCGGCCTCTGTGTTAGAGCCTGTGAAGAGCTGGTGGGTGCCAACTCCATCACCTTTTCCTCCAAAGGTTCGGAACGGAAAATAGTTCCCCCCTTTGAAGAGGAATCCGAGAAATGCATCGGGTGCGGCACCTGTGTCCATGTATGTCCCACCGGCTGCATAACTATGGAGGACCTGGGCAGGAAGAGAAAACTTAAACGATGGAACAGAGTATTAAACATGAAAACCTGCACAAAATGCAGCAATGCTTATATCCCAACAGCCCAGGTAGACTTCTACCTTAACAGGACCGGAGATGCCGCCCTAGAAGATTGGTTCAAAGTATGCCCCGACTGTCGGTAA
- a CDS encoding NADH-quinone oxidoreductase subunit NuoF translates to MNRLTSVTDLERLQRELVSQNSPEKPTITVCQGTGCKAYASGKIHKAFEKELASRGLTQKVSLKSTGCHGFCEQGPIVVILPEEICYCRVKPEDIAEIVETTVVKKKTVDRLIFTDPVSGEKYAHEQEIPFYKYQRRAIFGKNRLVDPKNIEDYITLEGYSALAHALTRMNPEKVMLEVKKANLRGRGGAGFPTGIKWETTQKAPGETKYVVVNADEGDPGAYMDRSLLEGNPHLVLEGLAIGAYAIGAREGYVFVRQEYPLALENINAAVQQARDYGLLGKNILGTGFDFDVKVKRGAGAFVSGESSALISAIEGRAGEPRPKHVNAAVSGLFGKPTSLNNVETWANVPLIMNKGAQWYSSIGSEKNSGTKIFSLVGKVNNTGLIEVPMGTPLRTIIYNIGGGIKEGKRFKAVQTGGPSGGCIPEQHLDIPVDFDCLSQMGSMMGSGGMIVMDEDSCMVDVAKYFMQFLKEESCGKCISCREGISKMYDILEKITLGEGCERDLEQLENLAWITDHASLCALGRTASNPVLSTLKYFREEYDAHIQDKRCPAGVCKSLISYTIDPDRCNGCGRCQKVCSVNAVEGEKGSPMSINKEFCIRCGICQEACRFKAVSVE, encoded by the coding sequence TTGAACAGGTTGACTTCCGTAACAGACCTGGAAAGGCTTCAAAGAGAACTGGTTTCCCAAAACAGTCCGGAGAAACCTACCATAACGGTCTGCCAGGGCACCGGCTGTAAAGCCTATGCCAGTGGAAAAATTCATAAGGCCTTTGAAAAAGAACTGGCTTCCCGGGGCCTCACGCAAAAGGTTAGTTTAAAATCCACCGGCTGCCACGGCTTTTGTGAACAGGGGCCCATCGTGGTCATCCTTCCGGAAGAAATTTGTTACTGCCGGGTAAAACCGGAAGACATTGCAGAAATCGTGGAAACTACCGTGGTGAAGAAAAAAACAGTGGATCGACTGATCTTTACTGACCCCGTCAGCGGGGAAAAATATGCCCATGAACAGGAGATTCCCTTTTACAAATACCAAAGGAGGGCCATCTTCGGCAAAAACCGTCTGGTGGACCCCAAAAATATTGAAGACTATATCACCCTGGAGGGCTACAGTGCCCTGGCCCATGCCCTGACCCGAATGAACCCGGAGAAGGTAATGCTGGAGGTAAAGAAAGCTAATTTAAGAGGCCGAGGTGGTGCCGGTTTCCCCACCGGCATTAAATGGGAAACTACTCAAAAGGCCCCAGGAGAAACAAAATATGTGGTGGTAAATGCCGATGAGGGCGACCCCGGAGCATACATGGACCGAAGCCTACTGGAGGGAAACCCCCACCTGGTCTTAGAGGGGCTGGCCATCGGAGCCTATGCCATAGGTGCCCGGGAGGGATATGTATTTGTGCGTCAGGAGTATCCCCTGGCCTTGGAAAATATAAATGCAGCCGTCCAGCAGGCCAGAGATTACGGACTGTTGGGAAAAAATATCCTGGGAACAGGTTTTGATTTTGATGTCAAAGTGAAGCGGGGAGCGGGGGCTTTTGTCTCAGGAGAATCCAGTGCCCTGATTTCTGCCATTGAAGGCAGGGCAGGGGAACCTCGACCCAAACACGTCAACGCTGCTGTCAGTGGGCTTTTTGGGAAACCCACCAGCCTGAACAACGTGGAAACCTGGGCTAACGTCCCACTGATTATGAACAAGGGAGCCCAGTGGTACAGCTCCATTGGCAGCGAAAAGAACTCAGGGACCAAAATATTCTCATTGGTGGGGAAGGTTAACAATACCGGACTAATTGAAGTTCCCATGGGAACCCCCTTAAGAACTATTATTTATAATATCGGCGGAGGCATTAAAGAAGGTAAGAGATTTAAAGCAGTCCAGACTGGAGGTCCCTCCGGTGGCTGCATTCCGGAACAGCATCTGGATATTCCCGTAGATTTTGACTGCTTAAGCCAAATGGGCTCCATGATGGGTTCCGGCGGAATGATTGTCATGGACGAAGACAGCTGTATGGTGGATGTTGCCAAGTATTTCATGCAGTTCTTAAAAGAAGAATCCTGCGGCAAATGCATCAGCTGCCGAGAGGGTATCAGTAAAATGTATGATATTTTGGAAAAAATAACTCTGGGGGAAGGCTGTGAAAGAGACCTGGAACAGCTGGAAAACCTGGCCTGGATTACGGACCATGCTTCCCTCTGTGCCCTGGGCCGCACCGCTTCCAACCCGGTGCTCAGCACTCTGAAATATTTCCGGGAGGAATATGACGCCCATATCCAGGATAAACGATGTCCAGCCGGTGTCTGTAAATCACTGATTAGCTATACCATCGACCCGGACCGGTGCAACGGCTGCGGACGCTGTCAGAAAGTATGCTCTGTCAACGCAGTAGAAGGGGAAAAAGGTTCCCCCATGTCTATTAATAAAGAGTTCTGCATCCGCTGCGGTATATGCCAGGAGGCCTGCCGATTCAAGGCGGTGTCCGTAGAATAG
- a CDS encoding NADH-quinone oxidoreductase subunit NuoE family protein gives MDNKTLVDKVIEKYQGDSREVLEILLDIQGEKRYLPKEALNYVAEKLDIPVTRLYRIAKFYEALSLKPMGECQVHVCTGTACHVRGASRILDELEHQLGIDPGEVTEDQSFGLKTVNCVGACALGPVVVVNGEHYGNMSALKVGKLVKEYSKEQKDKEKKQA, from the coding sequence ATGGATAATAAAACCCTTGTTGACAAGGTAATAGAAAAATATCAGGGTGATTCCCGAGAAGTCCTGGAAATTCTTCTAGATATCCAGGGAGAAAAAAGATATCTCCCCAAAGAGGCTTTGAACTACGTAGCTGAAAAACTGGATATCCCGGTGACCAGGCTTTACCGAATCGCTAAGTTTTACGAGGCCCTCAGCCTAAAGCCCATGGGTGAATGCCAGGTCCACGTGTGCACTGGAACCGCCTGCCACGTAAGGGGAGCCTCCCGAATCCTGGATGAACTGGAACACCAACTGGGAATTGACCCTGGCGAAGTCACTGAAGATCAGAGCTTCGGCTTGAAGACGGTGAACTGTGTGGGAGCCTGCGCCCTGGGCCCAGTGGTGGTGGTAAACGGAGAACACTATGGGAATATGTCCGCCTTAAAAGTAGGTAAACTGGTGAAGGAATATTCAAAAGAACAAAAAGATAAAGAAAAAAAACAGGCTTAA